A genomic window from Silene latifolia isolate original U9 population chromosome 11, ASM4854445v1, whole genome shotgun sequence includes:
- the LOC141610617 gene encoding ABC transporter C family member 3-like — protein sequence MLELELVNQNHSTIKTKTTKRSDTVTPYANANIFSVLSFSWINSLLATGYRKTLDLEDVPQINSVNTVSVSLPILQTKLDLRRPEGEIKVTESTLAIALFLSSWKEIAWTFILAVISTVAQFVGPYLIDYFVQSLNHADFFRSPRGYILALAFCASSFLQGILRQTWFFKLKQVGLRMRSALSMMIYDKVMKLKQGEKGIGDFINLVAVDVRSINSFMVRIHDYWLIFLQTGLGLGLLYMNLGIASFVALAVLVCIMLSNVVFMAWLTRIQQNLRETRGERMNVTTETLKNMRILKLQGWEMRFLSRIFDLRKTETSWLKKNLFGKAIMASVFMVAPTLVALATFGCCILLRVPLDVGKILTALATFRVLQEPIYLLPDALTSLVQMKVSLGKFASFLSLDEINPSLVQEIPSSSSGDGDGDGDAIEISDGNFTWDPTCSSDTNVAIVDTVGSGKLDLPEPTPTLQNINLRVPQGTNVAIVGTVGSGKLDLPEPTPTLQNINLRVPQGTNVAIVGTVGSGKSSLLSSILGEMGKISGQVSLCGTKAYVPQTPWIQSGTIQDNILFGKDMDRDIYDKVIKACCLTEDLKIMSFGDQTVIGERGINLSGGQKQRIQIARAVYHGADIYLFDDPFSALDAHTSSHLYKEVLLGLLKEKTVVYVTHQVEFLSEADLIVFMKDGMIEQTGTYNELEQLIGSQCKAPIGDDSNKAEVSTDVISKQVIEEADKESDSSPSAAQVVKEEEREKGSVGFKVYWKYSTVAYRGALVVLVLLCRIISVTLGVVSYYWLAFAAPSSKAGAKPSVTRSRFITVYAALAIAISISTVVVDMLVATAAYATATILFRKMLESIFRAPMSFFDATPSGRFLSRCSTDQSAVETEVPYSIEDVYSSVLELVGIVVVMAMVAWPVLMIFIPVAFVSILYQRYYMPSARELSRLSGICEAPITQHFVETIGGSTTIRSFNKQESFRVRYMKILDTYSRLDFHNDAALKWLLFRQDALASTTFAFLLIFLVSFGQKINPAIAGLAVSYGLTLSNSLIALIWNLCACGTKMISVERILQYTSIPSEAPLVIPANRPDSSWPSDGEIRIIDLKIRYAPHLPIVLHGLTCTFPARKSIGIVGRTGSGKSTLVQALLRIVEPTSGQIMIDGVDISTIGLHDLRSKVGIIPQEPVMFQGTIRTNLDPLQQYRDDQLWEALDKCQLGDEIRKKEKKLESNVTENGENWSMGQKQLICLGRVLLKKCRVLLLDEATASVDGATDNLIQQRLQENFSDCTIITIAHRMTSVLDGDLVLLLNNGEIEEFDDPNELLENKSSSFAKLVAAWSNLGNQ from the exons ATGTTGGAATTGGAATTGGTCAATCAAAATCACTCTACAATAAAGACGAAGACGACTAAACGAAGCGATACCGTGACTCCGTACGCAAATGCTAACATTTTTAGCGTATTAAGCTTCTCATGGATTAATTCTTTACTCGCTACGGGGTATCGTAAAACCTTAGATCTCGAAGACGTTCCCCAAATAAATTCGGTAAATACCGTATCCGTTTCGCTACCAATTTTGCAAACAAAACTCGATTTACGACGTCCAGAAGGTGAAATTAAGGTAACTGAATCGACTCTCGCAATTGCATTATTCTTGTCGTCGTGGAAGGAAATCGCATGGACTTTTATTTTGGCCGTTATTTCGACTGTTGCACAATTCGTTGGTCCGTATTTAATCGACTACTTTGTTCAGTCCCTTAACCACGCGGACTTCTTCAGAAGTCCGCGTGGTTATATTTTGGCTTTGGCTTTCTGTGCTTCTAGCTTTCTCCAGGGTATACTGAGGCAGACATGGTTTTTCAAGCTTAAGCAAGTCGGGTTAAGGATGCGTTCAGCATTGTCGATGATGATTTACGACAAGGTTATGAAATTGAAACAAGGTGAAAagggaattggggattttattAACCTTGTCGCGGTTGATGTACGCAGTATAAACTCGTTTATGGTACGTATCCATGATTATTGGTTAATTTTCTTGCAAACTGGATTGGGTTTGGGTTTATTGTACATGAATTTAGGGATTGCGTCGTTTGTCGCTTTAGCCGTATTAGTGTGTATTATGCTGTCCAATGTTGTTTTCATGGCATGGTTAACGCGAATACAACAGAATTTAAGGGAAACGAGAGGGGAAAGAATGAATGTGACTACGGAAACTTTGAAAAATATGAGAATTCTTAAGCTTCAGGGGTGGGAGATGAGGTTTCTTTCGAGGATTTTTGATTTGAGAAAGACGGAGACATCGTGGTTAAAGAAGAACTTGTTCGGGAAGGCTATTATGGCTTCTGTTTTCATGGTAGCTCCGACTTTGGTCGCTTTAGCTACATTTGGTTGTTGTATACTTTTACGTGTTCCTCTTGATGTCGGTAAAATTTTGACCGCGCTTGCAACATTTAGGGTTCTTCAAGAACCGATATATCTGCTTCCTGATGCGCTTACTTCCCTAGTCCAAATGAAAGTGTCCTTGGGAAAGTTTGCATCTTTTCTCTCGCTTGACGAAATCAACCCTAGCCTCGTACAAGAAATTCCGTCTAGTAGCTCTGGCGATGGAGATGGCGATGGAGATGCAATTGAGATTAGTGACGGAAACTTCACATGGGACCCCACTTGTTCCTCTGACACTAATGTTGCTATTGTCGATACAGTTGGTTCAGGTAAGCTCGACTTACCTGAACCAACTCCAACCTTGCAAAACATTAACCTCAGAGTTCCTCAGGGTACTAATGTTGCTATTGTCGGTACAGTTGGTTCAGGTAAGCTCGACTTACCTGAACCAACTCCAACTTTGCAAAACATTAACCTCAGAGTTCCTCAGGGTACTAATGTTGCTATTGTCGGTACAGTTGGTTCAGGTAAGTCGAGCTTACTCTCGAGCATCTTAGGTGAAATGGGTAAGATCTCGGGACAAGTCAGTCTTTGTGGAACAAAGGCCTATGTCCCTCAGACACCCTGGATACAAAGTGGAACGATTCAGGATAACATATTGTTCGGCAAGGACATGGATCGCGATATTTATGACAAGGTAATCAAAGCCTGTTGTTTGACAGAGGACCTCAAAATCATGTCATTTGGGGATCAAACTGTCATAGGTGAGAGGGGTATCAACCTGAGTGGCGGCCAAAAGCAGAGAATACAAATAGCGCGCGCTGTCTACCATGGGGCCGATATCTATCTATTCGACGATCCTTTTAGTGCTCTTGATGCTCATACTAGCTCTCATTTATACAAG GAAGTTTTGCTCGGTCTTTTGAAGGAAAAGACGGTAGTTTATGTTACTCATCAAGTCGAGTTCTTAAGTGAAGCTGATCTAATTGTG TTCATGAAAGACGGAATGATTGAACAAACAGGAACGTACAATGAGCTCGAGCAGCTTATAGGTTCACAGTGTAAAGCACCAATAGGGGATGATTCTAACAAGGCAGAGGTATCCACGGATGTGATCTCGAAACAAGTAATTGAAGAAGCGGACAAAGAATCTGACTCCTCACCATCAGCAGCACAAGTCGTAAAAGAGGAAGAGAGGGAGAAAGGCAGTGTCGGGTTCAAAGTTTACTGGAAATATTCGACAGTGGCATACAGAGGTGCACTTGTGGTTCTTGTGCTCCTATGCCGAATTATTTCAGTCACGCTTGGGGTTGTGAGTTACTATTGGCTAGCGTTTGCAGCTCCTTCATCCAAGGCCGGTGCCAAACCGTCTGTTACTAGATCTAGGTTTATAACTGTCTATGCGGCTCTTGCTATCGCCATCTCTATCAGCACCGTAGTTGTAGACATGCTTGTCGCTACTGCAGCGTATGCAACGGCCACTATATTGTTCAGGAAAATGCTCGAGTCCATTTTTCGTGCTCCTATGTCGTTTTTTGATGCTACTCCTAGTGGAAGATTTCTCAGTAGG TGTTCAACCGATCAAAGTGCTGTAGAGACTGAAGTGCCATATTCGATTGAAGATGTTTATTCTTCTGTTCTTGAACTTGTCGGGATTGTCGTAGTGATGGCTATGGTTGCGTGGCcggttttgatgattttcatccCCGTGGCTTTTGTTTCCATTTTGTATCAG CGATATTACATGCCATCGGCCAGAGAACTGTCGCGATTGAGTGGAATATGCGAAGCTCCAATAACGCAACATTTTGTAGAAACAATTGGAGGGAGTACAACTATTAGGAGTTTCAATAAACAAGAAAGTTTTCGAGTAAGATACATGAAAATACTGGACACCTACTCTCGCCTCGATTTTCATAACGATGCTGCCTTGAAGTGGCTCTTATTTCGACAAGATGCTCTTGCCTCTACCACATTCGCTTTCCTTTTGATCTTCTTGGTTTCCTTCGGCCAAAAGATTAATCCAG CAATCGCGGGATTGGCTGTGTCGTATGGGCTGACGCTAAGCAATTCACTAATTGCATTGATATGGAATTTATGTGCTTGTGGTACCAAAATGATTTCAGTTGAAAGAATTCTCCAATACACTTCCATTCCTAGCGAGGCCCCTCTTGTAATCCCGGCAAATCGGCCTGATTCTTCTTGGCCATCAGATGGTGAAATTCGTATCATCGATTTGAAG ATACGATATGCGCCACATCTGCCGATAGTGCTCCATGGTCTCACATGTACATTTCCTGCAAGGAAGAGTATTGGCATTGTCGGAAGAACAGGAAGTGGGAAATCGACTCTTGTACAAGCTTTACTTCGAATTGTCGAACCTACATCAGGGCAAATTATGATCGATGGCGTTGATATATCGACAATTGGGCTTCATGATTTAAGATCCAAAGTCGGTATCATCCCTCAAGAACCCGTCATGTTTCAAGGAACTATTCGAACTAACTTGGATCCATTACAACAGTACAGAGACGACCAGCTGTGGGAG GCTTTGGATAAGTGCCAACTTGGGGACGAAATCAGGAAGAAGGAAAAAAAGTTGGAATCAAACG TTACTGAAAATGGAGAGAATTGGAGCATGGGACAAAAGCAACTCATTTGTCTTGGACGTGTATTACTGAAGAAATGTAGAGTGTTGCTTCTAGATGAAGCAACCGCTTCCGTCGACGGAGCCACAGATAATCTAATTCAACAAAGATTACAAGAGAATTTTTCCGATTGTACAATTATAACCATTGCACATCGGATGACTTCTGTTCTTGATGGTGATTTGGTCTTGCTCCTAAATAATG GGGAAATCGAGGAATTTGATGATCCAAATGAATTATTAGAAAATAAGTCGTCTTCATTTGCGAAACTAGTAGCAGCTTGGTCAAATTTGGGAAACCAGTAA